GCGCCACGGGTTGGACGGGAACCAGTCGGTGGCCGTCGCCGACCAGGTCGACTGCAGCGCCGACGGGTAGTCGCCCTCGGCGCGGAAGACCGCCCAGGTGCCCGCGGCGACGTCGATCACGTCGAGGTCGTCAGGCACCGCGGCATCCGCTCCCAGGGCGACGCCGTGCAGGTAGGTGAGCGCGCTGCCCTCGGCGGCGTCGGGATCGACGTCGGCGCTCACCTGGAGCAGGCCCGCCGGCTCGGTGCCGCTCAGCGACTTCAGCCGCTCGTGCTCCGCCACCGGAAGCGCGGCGATGTGCGCCTGGATGTGCGGATTGGCGCCACGGTGGACGAGCGGCACGCGGGCGGCGTGCCCCACGAGTTGGAATTCGGGGCGATCGATGATGCGGGCGTCCATGGAGATGTTCCCTTCGACGGTCAGGCGGAACCTGAGCTGCGGTTGCGTGCGAAGGGTGCCGCCATCGCGGCGCACGTCCGCCGGGCTCGCGCCGTGCACCGCACGGAATGCCCGGGTGAACGCCTCGACCGAGCCGTAGCCGTAGCGCACCGCGATGTCGAGCAGTCGCTCGTCGCCGCGCAGGTCCGCGGCCGCGACGGTCATCCGCCGTCGCCGCACGTACTCCGACACGGGCATGCCGGCCAGCGACGCGAACATGCGGCGCAGGTGGTACTCGGTCGTGCCGAGTTCGCGGGCGAGGCCGGGCACGTCGAGATCGTCCGCGAGGTGGTCCTCGACGAACTCGACGAGTCGGTTCAGGTTCGCGATCACGGGTGCTCCCTTCGAGACGAGCTTCGCGGTCGTCCGGGCGCAGCACCCGACCGTTCCGGTCCGATTCGATCGTGCACCATGCATGCCCATGCATGCCCATGCGTGCCCATGCGGACGATCGCGACCGTGCGATCGCTACGTTGGTCGCATGCCGTTCGCCCTGGTGCTCACCGCCGTCCTGTTCGTGCTCGCCGTCTTCCAGTTCGCGCTCGTGATCGGCGCGCCGCTCGGCCACTTCGCGTGGGGCGGCCGGCACCGCGTGCTGCCCGCGCGCCTGCGGGTCGGCAGCGCGGTGTCGATCGTCGTCTACGCGTTCATCGTGGCGATCGCCTGGGATCGCGTGGGGCTCATCGACGTGTTCGGCGCGCAGTTCTCGGAGGTCGCGATGTGGGTCGTCTTCGGCTACCTCGCGCTGGGAATCCTGATGAACGCGGTGTCGCGCAGCGTCGCCGAGCGCGCCCTGATGGTGCCGGTGTCGATCGTGCTCGCGGGCTGCTCGCTGCTCATCGCGCTGGGGTACGGCGAGCTGGCGACCGCCGCCTGATCTCAACCGTTCGGTTGATCCGCTCGGTCGCAGGCCGGGAGAGGCTGTCACGGCAACCTCGAAAGGATTCACCGTGCGCCGTCTCTTCACCGCCTCGTTCACGTATCTCATCGCCGGGGTGCTCTCCGGCCTGTTCTACCGGGAGTTCACGAAGCTCAACGGTTTCCCCGAGGGGGAGTCGACCCAACTCGGGCTCGCGCACACCCACCTGCTGACGCTGGGGTTCGTGGTGCTGCTGGTCGTGCTGGTGCTCGAGCGACTCTTCGCACTCTCGCGCAGTCGCCTGTTCGGCTGGTTCTTCTGGACCTACAACACCGGTGTCGTGCTCACCTCGGCGATGCTCGTCTGGCACGGCTCGCTGACGGTGCTGGGGGAGGAGCCGGGCGCGATGATCGCCGGCATCGCCGGACTCGGCCACATGCTGCTCACCGCGGGCCTGGTGCTGCTGATGTCGGCACTCGGGCGTGCCCTCGGGCGAGAGCGGGCGGATGCCCCTGAGCCGGCCGCGCTCGTTGCCTGACGCGTGGGCGTCAGTTCGAGAAAGGCAGGTATTCGAAGGAGTACCGGGCGCTGGCGCAGAGCTGCCCGCCGCTGGACAATTGCTGGATCGTCACGAAGACGTCGGCGCCGTCCTCTTCGCCGCCGGGGCGGGTGATCGTGAACTGGAGCCTGCCTTGCGCGTCGAGCGTGTCCGCCCTCACCGGGAAGTCCTGAGGGAAGGTCGTGACGCCGTTGATGCCGGTGAAGTCCAGTCCCTCCACGGCAGTGACCCGGATGGTCATCTCGGCGGCGATCGCCGCCGATGCATTCGTCCCGTAGTTGAGGCTGACGTCGATCGAGTCGACACCCTGATCCAGCTTCGAGGTGCCCACGAAGAGCACGCAGACCGGTGCCGGTTCGCTCGCGGCGGCGACGGGAACCGTCGCGGCGAGTGCGATCGTCGGGAGGGCCCAGGCTGCGCCGGTGACGATGCCTCGGCGCGAGAGCGGAGTGGGCTCGACGTGACCGTCGCTCTGGCTGCGGTGGGGCGTGCTCGGCGACATCGTGCTCCTTCGGGCGGCTGGGCTGGCGAGCGGAGCCGCCGCGAAGCGGAAGCGGACTGCGGCGACAGGTTCAGGCTAGCGGGGCCGACCTCACCGCGATAGGGCGAACCGCGTGGAGTTCGCCTAGAACGACTGGCCCTCGCCCTGACCGCTCGCCGGCGCGGAGAGGTGGGTCTGCACGAAGCGCCAGCCGGCGTCGGTGCGTACCAGGCCCACCGTCAGGCGCAGCCCCGGTGCGGCGAACGACTGGCCGCCGACCGTGCCGACCACCGCGACGTCGCAGTACGCGAACGCCGCGTCGCCGACGATCGTCGCGTGCACGTTGGTGAACCGCATCTCGACCTCGTCGGCCTGCGAGAAGTCGCGCTCCGCCTGGACGCGGTATTCGTCGAGTCCGAACCGCACCTCGTCGGCACCGGTGCCGACCAACTGCACGTCGTCGCCGTACCCCATCGCGAGCAGCGCCTCGACGTCCTGGGCCCGATACGCGTCGGACCAGCCCTCGAGCACCGCTCCGATCTCGTCAACCGCCGCACTGGACATCGTGACCTCCTCGTCACTCGCTGAATAGTCCTCAGTTTGGCACCGCGTTCCGCAGTCGGGAAGAGGTGACGTTCGGCACGGCTGAGGGGGTCACCGATCGGTGCTGAGCGTATAGACGACTCCGAACACGACGAACACCCCGAGAGCGAGGCCCACGAGGACTTCGACCCGCGAAAGCCAGTCCAGAGCGCGCATGAGCGCGCGGAACGGACGGGGAGGTACTCGGCCGGGGCGCACGCCCGAATCCTCTCGCAGGTGCACGGAGCATGCAGTTCGACACAGCGCCACCTGTGGACGCGCCATGTGCGGCCGTTCGCTTGTCGTCCACAGCGGTCATCGGCGTCGCCCCGGGAAGCGTGAGGAGGTCGTGCCCGATGCGGGCGCGGATCGACGCGAGGTAGTCGGACCTCGGCATAGCTGGGAGTCACCGCAGCGGGCCTACGCGCCTCGGAGTACGGTCGGGGGAACGCCGGCGCTCCGAGCGTCGGATCGCAGGCACACGGAGGTGTCCCGTTGGTGATCCCGATTCCCGTCCACGTGCGCGGCGCGTGCCCGCACGACTGTCCCGACACGTGCGGGTGGCAGGTCACCGTCGAGGACGGGCGGGCGACGAAGCTCGCCGGAGATCCGGAGCATCCGTACTCCCGGGGCACCCTCTGCGCGAAGGTCAACCGCTACCTCGACCGCGTGTACGCCGACGAGCGCGTGCTGCACCCGTTGCGGCGAGTCGGGCCGAAGGGATCGGGGC
This is a stretch of genomic DNA from Agromyces sp. SYSU T00194. It encodes these proteins:
- a CDS encoding DUF2871 domain-containing protein, which produces MRRLFTASFTYLIAGVLSGLFYREFTKLNGFPEGESTQLGLAHTHLLTLGFVVLLVVLVLERLFALSRSRLFGWFFWTYNTGVVLTSAMLVWHGSLTVLGEEPGAMIAGIAGLGHMLLTAGLVLLMSALGRALGRERADAPEPAALVA
- a CDS encoding AraC family transcriptional regulator codes for the protein MIANLNRLVEFVEDHLADDLDVPGLARELGTTEYHLRRMFASLAGMPVSEYVRRRRMTVAAADLRGDERLLDIAVRYGYGSVEAFTRAFRAVHGASPADVRRDGGTLRTQPQLRFRLTVEGNISMDARIIDRPEFQLVGHAARVPLVHRGANPHIQAHIAALPVAEHERLKSLSGTEPAGLLQVSADVDPDAAEGSALTYLHGVALGADAAVPDDLDVIDVAAGTWAVFRAEGDYPSALQSTWSATATDWFPSNPWRLRPGPSMVAVLERAPDFATATCELWLPIEPDGTRAVR
- a CDS encoding nuclear transport factor 2 family protein, translating into MSSAAVDEIGAVLEGWSDAYRAQDVEALLAMGYGDDVQLVGTGADEVRFGLDEYRVQAERDFSQADEVEMRFTNVHATIVGDAAFAYCDVAVVGTVGGQSFAAPGLRLTVGLVRTDAGWRFVQTHLSAPASGQGEGQSF